From Streptomyces sp. TLI_053, a single genomic window includes:
- the ettA gene encoding energy-dependent translational throttle protein EttA gives MAEYIYTMRKVRKAHGDKVILDDVTLSFLPGAKIGVVGPNGAGKSTVLKMMAGLEQPSNGDAFLSPGFTVGMLLQEPPLDESKTVLENVEDGVKEIKGKLNRFNEIAELMATDYSDALLDEMGKLQEDLDHAEAWDLDAQLEQAMDALGCPPGDWPVTKLSGGEKRRVALCKLLLEAPDLLLLDEPTNHLDAESVNWLEQHLEKYKGTVVAVTHDRYFLDNVAEWILELDRGRAYPYEGNYSTYLETKQSRLKVEGQKDAKRAKRLKEELEWVRSNAKGRQAKSKARLARYEEMAAEADKMRKLDFEEIQIPPGPRLGSVVIEVENLNKAFGEKVLIDDLSFTLPRNGIVGIIGPNGAGKTTLFKMLQDLETPDSGSVKVGETVKISYVDQSRANIDPKKTLWEVVSDGLDWINVGQVEMPSRAYVSAFGFKGPDQQKPAGVLSGGERNRLNLALTLKQGGNLLLLDEPTNDLDVETLSSLENALLEFPGCAVVISHDRWFLDRVATHILAYEGESKWFWFEGNFESYEKNKVERLGADAARPHRATYKKLTRG, from the coding sequence GTGGCGGAATACATCTACACGATGCGCAAGGTGCGCAAGGCGCACGGCGACAAGGTCATCCTTGACGACGTGACGCTCAGCTTCCTCCCCGGGGCGAAGATCGGCGTCGTGGGTCCCAACGGTGCCGGTAAGTCCACCGTGCTGAAGATGATGGCCGGCCTGGAGCAGCCCTCCAACGGCGACGCCTTCCTCTCGCCCGGTTTCACCGTCGGCATGCTGCTCCAGGAGCCGCCGCTCGACGAGTCCAAGACCGTCCTGGAGAACGTCGAGGACGGCGTCAAGGAGATCAAGGGGAAGCTCAACCGCTTCAACGAGATCGCCGAGCTGATGGCGACCGACTACTCGGACGCCCTGCTGGACGAGATGGGCAAGCTCCAGGAGGACCTCGACCACGCCGAGGCCTGGGACCTGGACGCCCAGCTGGAGCAGGCCATGGACGCCCTGGGCTGCCCGCCCGGCGACTGGCCGGTCACCAAGCTCTCCGGTGGCGAGAAGCGCCGGGTCGCGCTCTGCAAGCTGCTGCTCGAGGCCCCCGACCTGCTGCTGCTCGACGAGCCCACCAACCACCTGGACGCCGAGTCGGTGAACTGGCTGGAGCAGCACCTCGAGAAGTACAAGGGCACCGTCGTCGCCGTCACCCACGACCGGTACTTCCTGGACAACGTCGCCGAGTGGATCCTCGAGCTCGACCGCGGCCGCGCCTACCCGTACGAGGGCAACTACTCCACGTACCTCGAGACCAAGCAGTCCCGTCTCAAGGTCGAGGGCCAGAAGGACGCCAAGCGCGCCAAGCGGCTCAAGGAAGAGCTGGAGTGGGTCCGCTCCAACGCCAAGGGCCGCCAGGCCAAGTCCAAGGCGCGTCTGGCCCGCTACGAGGAGATGGCGGCCGAGGCCGACAAGATGCGGAAGCTGGACTTCGAGGAGATCCAGATCCCGCCGGGCCCGCGTCTGGGCAGCGTCGTCATCGAGGTCGAGAACCTCAACAAGGCCTTCGGCGAGAAGGTCCTGATCGACGACCTCAGCTTCACCCTGCCGCGCAACGGCATCGTCGGCATCATCGGCCCGAACGGCGCCGGCAAGACCACCCTGTTCAAGATGCTCCAGGACCTGGAGACCCCGGACAGCGGCTCGGTCAAGGTCGGCGAGACGGTCAAGATCAGCTACGTCGACCAGTCGCGCGCCAACATCGACCCGAAGAAGACCCTCTGGGAGGTCGTGTCCGACGGTCTGGACTGGATCAACGTCGGCCAGGTCGAGATGCCGTCCCGCGCCTACGTCTCGGCGTTCGGCTTCAAGGGCCCGGACCAGCAGAAGCCGGCCGGCGTGCTCTCCGGCGGTGAGCGCAACCGCCTGAACCTGGCGCTCACCCTGAAGCAGGGTGGCAACCTGCTGCTCCTCGACGAGCCCACCAACGACCTCGACGTCGAGACCCTCTCCTCGCTGGAGAACGCGCTGCTGGAGTTCCCGGGCTGCGCCGTGGTCATCTCCCACGACCGCTGGTTCCTGGACCGGGTCGCCACCCACATCCTCGCCTACGAGGGCGAGAGCAAGTGGTTCTGGTTCGAGGGCAACTTCGAGTCGTACGAGAAGAACAAGGTCGAGCGACTGGGCGCCGACGCGGCCCGTCCGCACCGTGCCACCTACAAGAAGCTGACCCGCGGCTGA